A DNA window from Impatiens glandulifera chromosome 7, dImpGla2.1, whole genome shotgun sequence contains the following coding sequences:
- the LOC124909808 gene encoding glutathione S-transferase T2-like has protein sequence MKCNFDKHWGELRKHPKWRTTSTNSGSTKRTKLSGTKAYSSSTNNDTPTDTNDVVESLVRPQGIKAAKKNAKIKVVEEYKEIKVVAYRKLSLIDEFNKNQQKDLELKQQELDMKIIMADTNVMNETQRKIHASLLEQIAKRRS, from the coding sequence ATGAAGTGTAACTTTGACAAGCATTGGGGTGAGCTACGGAAACACCCAAAGTGGAGAACCACTTCAACAAATAGTGGGAGTACAAAGAGAACTAAATTAAGTGGTACTAAAGCTTATTCATCGTCAACTAACAATGATACACCAACAGACACCAATGATGTTGTGGAATCTCTAGTTCGTCCCCAAGGTATAAAAGCAGCTAAGAAAAATGCAAAAATAAAGGTAGTTGAAGAATACAAAGAAATAAAAGTTGTTGCATACAGGAAGTTATCTCTGATTGATGAATTTAATAAGAACCAACAAAAGGATTTGGAACTTAAACAACAAGAGTTGGACATGAAGATTATTATGGCCGACACTAATGTGATGAACGAGACTCAACGTAAGATTCACGCTTCGTTGCTTGAACAAATTGCTAAAAGGAGATCTTAG